Proteins found in one Thermodesulfobacteriota bacterium genomic segment:
- a CDS encoding ATP-binding protein — MIPRDIAPKVLQYSRQYPVVTITGPRQSGKTTLCRMLFPDKAYVSLENIEERRFAETDPNGFLARFPAGAVLDEIQRAPDLLSFIQGIVDERQTPGMFVVTGSHNFALLASVSQSLAGRTALATLLPFSLAEIRKVRGLSLLDDVLLTGGFPRIYDQELPPGEAMAFYVATYVERDLRMLVNIKELSRFEAFLKLAAGRTGQVVNLSSLGNDCGVNHNTIKNWLSILEASYLVKLVPPYYRNFNKRLIKAPKLYFLDTGLAAFLLGIQDTRQLGSHPLRGLLFESLVVAEMLKKRFNAGQPDNLYFFRDSKGNEVDLVLDHGQEIDLIEVKGAQTVASDLFKGLRFLEGLSGRARRSCLVYGGSGHRVQEGVEVVGWQALADFEA; from the coding sequence ATGATCCCGCGCGATATCGCTCCCAAGGTTCTCCAGTACAGCCGCCAGTACCCGGTGGTCACCATCACCGGCCCCCGCCAGTCGGGAAAGACCACGCTGTGCAGAATGCTCTTCCCCGACAAGGCCTACGTCTCCCTGGAGAACATCGAGGAGAGGCGGTTTGCCGAGACGGATCCCAACGGCTTCCTCGCTCGCTTCCCCGCCGGAGCGGTCCTCGATGAGATCCAGCGGGCACCGGACCTGTTGTCGTTCATCCAGGGCATCGTCGACGAGCGCCAAACGCCCGGCATGTTCGTGGTCACCGGCAGCCACAACTTCGCCCTCCTGGCCTCGGTCAGTCAGTCCCTGGCCGGCCGCACCGCGCTGGCCACCCTGCTGCCCTTCTCCCTGGCGGAGATCCGGAAGGTCCGGGGGCTGTCCCTCCTGGACGACGTCCTTCTTACCGGTGGCTTTCCCCGCATCTATGATCAGGAGCTGCCGCCCGGCGAGGCCATGGCCTTCTACGTCGCCACCTATGTGGAGCGGGATCTCAGAATGCTGGTCAATATCAAGGAGCTGTCCCGTTTCGAGGCCTTCCTCAAGCTGGCGGCCGGCCGGACCGGCCAGGTGGTGAATCTATCCTCCCTGGGCAACGATTGCGGCGTCAACCACAACACGATCAAAAATTGGCTCTCCATCCTGGAGGCGAGCTACCTGGTCAAGCTGGTGCCTCCCTATTACCGGAACTTCAACAAGCGGCTCATCAAGGCGCCGAAGCTGTATTTCCTGGATACCGGACTTGCCGCCTTTCTCCTGGGCATTCAGGATACCCGGCAGCTCGGCAGCCACCCCTTGCGTGGCTTGCTCTTCGAGTCCCTGGTGGTCGCGGAGATGCTCAAGAAGCGGTTCAACGCCGGCCAGCCCGACAACCTCTACTTCTTCCGGGACAGCAAGGGCAACGAGGTCGATCTGGTCCTGGACCACGGCCAGGAGATCGATCTCATCGAGGTCAAGGGTGCTCAGACCGTGGCCAGCGACCTCTTCAAGGGGCTTCGCTTTCTGGAAGGCCTGAGTGGTCGGGCCAGGCGGTCCTGTCTGGTATACGGCGGCAGTGGCCATCGGGTGCAGGAAGGGGTAGAGGTCGTCGGCTGGCAGGCCTTGGCCGATTTCGAAGCCTGA